One window of the Thermoleophilaceae bacterium genome contains the following:
- a CDS encoding glycosyltransferase, translating into MQVHIVIRAKNEAAKIGTTLTRLAQQTLADQAEVVVVDSGSTDGTVDIARAHGVRLIEIPAESFTYGGALNIGCEGATAPLLVALSAHAPPFDEHWLEQLVQPFADPRVACACGYQPGPDGRPLAGALVQDLELARRYPLWGYSNSAGAFRKELWRERPFREDMPATEDKEWAWHWLQEGYLVVVDPRLATEHSHRDEGPLRTYARARHVWRGFAMYLDLEPYGLADLLHEWWTELDRYPSHLRARIGWRRAAKLAGKWRGRNGLPTHAT; encoded by the coding sequence ATGCAGGTACACATCGTCATCCGCGCAAAGAACGAGGCCGCGAAGATCGGCACCACGCTCACGCGGCTCGCGCAGCAGACGCTGGCCGACCAAGCGGAGGTCGTGGTGGTGGACTCGGGCTCGACGGACGGAACCGTGGACATTGCCCGCGCCCACGGAGTGCGCCTGATCGAGATTCCTGCGGAGTCCTTCACCTACGGGGGCGCGCTCAACATCGGCTGCGAGGGCGCCACCGCGCCACTCCTCGTCGCCCTGTCCGCGCATGCGCCGCCGTTCGACGAGCACTGGCTCGAGCAACTCGTGCAGCCGTTCGCCGATCCACGGGTGGCCTGCGCATGCGGTTACCAGCCCGGGCCGGACGGCAGGCCGCTGGCGGGCGCGCTCGTGCAGGATCTCGAGCTCGCGCGCCGCTACCCGCTCTGGGGCTACTCGAATTCAGCCGGTGCGTTCCGGAAAGAGCTCTGGCGGGAGCGGCCCTTCCGCGAGGACATGCCCGCCACCGAGGACAAGGAGTGGGCCTGGCACTGGCTGCAGGAGGGCTATCTCGTGGTGGTGGACCCGCGTTTGGCCACCGAGCACTCCCACCGCGACGAGGGTCCGCTGCGTACCTACGCCCGGGCCCGCCATGTGTGGCGCGGTTTCGCCATGTACCTGGATCTCGAGCCGTACGGCCTCGCCGACCTGCTCCACGAGTGGTGGACTGAGCTGGATCGTTATCCGTCGCATCTCCGTGCCCGGATCGGGTGGCGCCGGGCCGCGAAGCTCGCGGGCAAGTGGCGTGGACGGAACGGCCTCCCTACGCATGCGACCTAA
- a CDS encoding exopolysaccharide biosynthesis polyprenyl glycosylphosphotransferase, whose translation MSVREAQAVDPAIGGLDAHESPARADTRRRRFSALFGRATELGAFREGELSRAVLDRDTRFRRGLAAADVVAVLVAAAPILAAHGAAPRPAAVLLLPLLVASAKVAGLYDRDENLLSKTTIDELPSLFHVVTVFTVIFWLFEPVLVTKTVGRPSVAILWLALFAFAALGRAGARRIALRRTPVERCLVLGEHATAAKLAAKLSTSRLARAQVVGYVPLAGGRLWTNEQPPHGGLPRLGSVSNLPVALWEHRIDRVLIDSSTTPTGDRILDKIRLIKSVGVKVSLLPRLLEVVGWSVALDEVEGLPLMGVRGYGLTKSSRFLKRALDVAGALGALTVFAPLLVVIGLAVRLTSSGPVLFRQRRVGRGGRTFDLLKFRTMYADAEERKHDLLSLNEADGLFKIADDPRITPLGRLLRRCSLDELPQLINVLRGEMSLVGPRPLVVEEDSRIQGWLRRRLDVTPGMTGIWQVLGSARVPLHEMVKLDYLYRANWSLWLDIKILIRTVPFVIARRGL comes from the coding sequence ATGAGCGTACGGGAGGCGCAAGCGGTCGATCCCGCCATCGGTGGGCTGGACGCACATGAGTCGCCGGCGCGCGCCGACACCCGGCGCCGCCGCTTCTCCGCGCTCTTCGGTCGCGCCACCGAGCTGGGCGCATTCCGCGAAGGCGAGCTTTCGCGCGCGGTGCTCGATCGTGACACGCGCTTTCGGCGGGGCCTCGCGGCCGCGGACGTGGTGGCGGTGCTGGTGGCCGCAGCGCCGATCCTCGCGGCTCACGGCGCCGCGCCAAGGCCGGCGGCCGTGCTCCTGCTTCCGCTGCTCGTGGCCAGCGCCAAGGTGGCCGGGCTCTACGACCGCGACGAGAACCTGCTCAGCAAGACCACGATCGACGAACTTCCGTCGCTCTTCCACGTGGTGACGGTGTTCACGGTGATCTTCTGGCTGTTCGAGCCGGTGCTCGTGACCAAGACCGTCGGGCGGCCGTCCGTCGCCATCCTGTGGCTGGCGCTCTTCGCCTTCGCCGCGCTGGGCCGGGCGGGCGCCAGGCGGATTGCGCTGCGGCGCACCCCCGTCGAGAGGTGCCTCGTGCTCGGCGAGCATGCCACGGCGGCGAAGCTGGCGGCCAAGCTCTCCACGAGCCGGCTCGCCCGCGCCCAGGTGGTGGGCTACGTGCCGCTTGCCGGCGGGCGCCTGTGGACGAACGAGCAGCCTCCGCACGGCGGGCTGCCACGCCTTGGAAGCGTCAGCAATCTCCCGGTCGCACTCTGGGAACACCGCATCGACAGGGTGCTCATCGACTCGAGCACAACGCCGACGGGCGACCGCATCCTCGACAAGATCCGCCTCATCAAGTCCGTGGGGGTGAAGGTCTCGCTGCTCCCGCGGCTCCTCGAGGTGGTGGGGTGGTCGGTGGCCCTCGACGAGGTGGAGGGCCTTCCGCTGATGGGCGTGCGCGGATACGGACTCACGAAGTCCTCGCGCTTCCTCAAGCGCGCCCTCGACGTGGCGGGCGCGCTCGGCGCCCTCACCGTCTTCGCGCCGCTGCTCGTGGTGATCGGCCTGGCCGTGAGGCTCACGTCCAGCGGGCCGGTGCTCTTCCGACAGCGGCGGGTGGGCAGGGGCGGGCGCACGTTCGACCTCCTCAAGTTCCGGACGATGTACGCGGACGCCGAGGAGCGCAAGCACGACCTTCTGTCGCTCAACGAGGCGGACGGCCTCTTCAAGATCGCGGACGACCCGCGGATCACGCCGCTTGGGCGATTGCTCCGCCGCTGCTCCCTCGACGAGCTGCCGCAGCTCATCAACGTGCTGCGAGGCGAGATGAGCCTGGTGGGACCGCGGCCGCTGGTGGTGGAGGAGGACAGCCGCATTCAGGGCTGGCTGCGCCGAAGGCTGGACGTCACGCCGGGGATGACCGGCATCTGGCAGGTGCTGGGCTCAGCGCGTGTCCCGCTGCACGAGATGGTGAAGCTGGACTACCTCTACCGGGCCAACTGGTCGCTCTGGCTCGACATCAAGATCCTGATCAGGACGGTGCCGTTTGTCATCGCGCGACGTGGACTCTGA
- a CDS encoding glycosyltransferase family 4 protein, translated as MDSEPQRLAFGCSRYPAVSHAFVVREARALRARGVDVHTFSVRCPADGELLSGVDREEHSRTFSILPPRPLRLVAAHLRAAFSAPLRYLATLFLSLRLSTGGPRSTLWRAFYFAEAIVLWDECRRRGVRRLHVHFPNVAADVAMLAASFGGPAWSWSFTMHSCNQLLDESRLRLAEKIRSAAFVVCTSDFVRAQMMQLVPLGEWPKLRVVRVGLDPDAFHPPGTRAGAGPLRLLTVAQLVRRKGHAVLLEALALLRAQGVDVTATFVGDGPERESLERLAAHLRLDVRFAGAVGQGELGVYYADAQLFCLPTFAEGLPVVLMEAMASGLPVVSTSVMGVPELVEDGESGLLVSPGRKDQLADAIARLASAPELRERMGSAGRRAVVEELGLDHATDSLIELLWGHSDDRASDGAGAGRRVPEAAMAKAGAAG; from the coding sequence GTGGACTCTGAACCGCAGAGGCTCGCGTTCGGCTGCAGCCGCTATCCCGCGGTGTCGCACGCGTTCGTGGTCCGCGAGGCGCGGGCGCTGCGGGCCCGGGGCGTGGACGTTCACACCTTCAGCGTGCGCTGTCCCGCCGACGGTGAGCTCCTCTCGGGCGTGGACCGGGAGGAGCATTCCCGCACCTTCTCGATCCTGCCGCCCCGGCCGCTCAGGCTCGTGGCCGCGCATCTTCGGGCCGCGTTCAGCGCCCCGCTGCGCTACCTGGCGACGCTCTTCCTGTCCCTGCGGCTGAGCACCGGCGGCCCGCGCTCGACGTTGTGGCGTGCCTTCTACTTCGCCGAGGCGATCGTGCTGTGGGACGAGTGCCGCCGGCGTGGTGTGCGCCGCCTCCACGTCCATTTTCCAAATGTGGCTGCAGACGTGGCGATGCTCGCGGCGAGCTTCGGGGGCCCGGCCTGGTCGTGGAGCTTCACCATGCACAGCTGCAACCAGCTGCTGGACGAGTCCCGGCTACGGCTCGCAGAGAAGATCCGCAGCGCCGCATTCGTGGTGTGCACCAGCGACTTCGTGCGCGCCCAGATGATGCAGCTCGTACCGCTCGGGGAGTGGCCGAAGCTCCGGGTGGTGCGCGTGGGGCTGGACCCGGATGCGTTTCACCCGCCGGGCACTCGTGCCGGCGCCGGGCCACTGCGGCTGCTCACAGTCGCTCAGCTCGTGAGGCGGAAGGGACACGCGGTCCTCCTCGAGGCACTCGCCCTTCTGCGCGCACAGGGGGTGGACGTGACTGCCACGTTCGTGGGGGATGGACCCGAGCGCGAATCGCTCGAGCGTCTGGCCGCCCACCTGCGGCTCGACGTCCGCTTCGCCGGAGCGGTGGGCCAGGGAGAGCTCGGCGTCTACTACGCCGACGCCCAGCTCTTCTGTCTTCCCACCTTCGCCGAGGGCCTGCCCGTGGTGTTGATGGAGGCGATGGCCAGCGGGCTCCCTGTGGTGAGCACCTCGGTGATGGGGGTGCCGGAGCTCGTGGAGGACGGTGAGAGCGGCCTGCTCGTGAGTCCCGGCCGCAAGGACCAGCTCGCGGACGCCATCGCCCGGCTCGCGTCGGCGCCCGAGCTTCGCGAGCGCATGGGCTCGGCGGGCAGGCGAGCGGTGGTGGAAGAGCTCGGCCTCGACCACGCAACCGACTCTCTCATCGAGCTGCTGTGGGGGCACTCCGACGACCGGGCGAGCGACGGCGCGGGGGCGGGGCGCCGCGTTCCTGAGGCGGCGATGGCGAAGGCGGGGGCGGCGGGATGA
- a CDS encoding WecB/TagA/CpsF family glycosyltransferase, protein MSVHKRVSLMGMEIDHVTESEAVAAIRESLSAGRGGWVITPNLEHLRRFCKEPNLQRYFAQADLVLADGMPLVWASRLRGTPLPARVAGSDLIWSLSMEAARAGRSVFVLGGTREAGWEAARRLRDRCPGLRIAGMVYPPHGFENDPAAMDQLVETLALVKPDIVYVGLGFPKQEAVIAHLREHLPETWFLGIGISIGFVGGAVARAPQWMQRCGLEWLHRLAQEPRRLARRYLVHGLPFALRLLLHGVVSRAGRGGTGEFRTELPYNAPALETGANGDLRGSSATGERASREVAG, encoded by the coding sequence ATGAGCGTGCACAAGCGGGTGTCGCTGATGGGCATGGAGATCGACCATGTGACCGAGAGCGAGGCCGTTGCGGCAATCCGCGAATCGCTCTCCGCCGGCCGCGGCGGCTGGGTGATCACGCCGAACCTCGAACACCTGCGCCGATTCTGCAAGGAGCCGAACCTTCAGCGCTACTTCGCGCAGGCGGACCTCGTGCTCGCCGACGGGATGCCGCTCGTATGGGCGAGCCGCCTCCGTGGCACCCCGCTCCCCGCACGGGTCGCCGGGTCGGACCTCATCTGGTCGCTGAGCATGGAGGCCGCTCGCGCGGGACGTTCCGTCTTCGTCCTCGGCGGCACTCGCGAGGCCGGGTGGGAGGCCGCGCGCCGCCTCCGCGACAGGTGCCCGGGCCTGCGGATCGCGGGAATGGTCTATCCCCCGCATGGCTTCGAGAACGACCCGGCCGCGATGGACCAGCTCGTCGAGACGCTCGCGCTGGTCAAGCCCGACATCGTCTACGTCGGGCTGGGATTCCCGAAGCAGGAGGCCGTGATCGCCCACCTGCGTGAGCACCTGCCCGAAACGTGGTTCCTCGGGATCGGGATCAGCATCGGCTTCGTGGGCGGGGCCGTGGCGCGCGCGCCGCAGTGGATGCAGCGCTGCGGGCTCGAATGGCTGCACCGGCTGGCTCAGGAACCGCGTCGCCTCGCGCGCCGCTATCTCGTACACGGCCTGCCGTTCGCGCTGCGCCTGCTGTTGCACGGCGTGGTGTCGCGCGCGGGCCGTGGAGGAACCGGCGAATTCCGCACAGAGCTCCCATACAATGCGCCGGCGCTTGAGACAGGGGCGAACGGGGATCTGCGGGGATCCTCCGCGACCGGCGAGCGCGCCAGCCGGGAGGTGGCAGGGTAG
- a CDS encoding Wzz/FepE/Etk N-terminal domain-containing protein yields MSTQELERLDVATQLRDFGRVLREQWWLIALCVLLAAVAAVAYAETRPRDYQATARLLLQQDNPAATLTGTGTPFVDPVRQAATDQQLATSGAVAQRVAARLHLGARAAQAFAGIQAAVAPDSNVLTITDTGRKAKLTARVANGFAEEYIAFREQASRSRLTKALHALESKVSGAPRADRPALRAQLARARLAIAANGPDAQVVQRASVPTATIGPRISHKLGIGVLFGLLLGLGLALLRDRLDPRVKRIGDVKAIFPGLPLLATIPRPRAGKRGATMTVEGFRRLQTNMDLRCPNGKPRSMLVTSAGSGDGKSTTVLNLGLAMNEQRHKAVVLEADLRRPALSNTLGVSKNGGLSKVLLGKGNLDDALAYASLSPGSRRHGGPAVALAGKLAIVPAGSSPAKPRALLSGDAVDTMLESASFAGDTILIDGPPLGLFTDMLPLAKRVDGVIVAVRLYHTRKDELERFAEQLVDSEVQPVGIVVLGSSGDPSAYEGY; encoded by the coding sequence ATGTCCACACAGGAACTCGAACGTCTTGACGTTGCAACGCAGCTGCGCGACTTCGGCCGCGTGCTGCGTGAGCAGTGGTGGCTGATCGCACTGTGCGTCCTGCTCGCCGCGGTGGCCGCGGTGGCGTATGCGGAGACCCGGCCGCGGGATTACCAGGCCACCGCGCGGCTTCTTCTCCAGCAGGACAACCCGGCGGCCACGCTCACCGGCACGGGCACCCCGTTCGTGGACCCGGTGAGGCAGGCCGCCACCGACCAGCAGCTGGCCACCAGCGGGGCGGTGGCCCAGCGTGTGGCGGCGCGCCTGCATCTCGGCGCGCGCGCCGCGCAGGCGTTCGCGGGGATCCAGGCGGCCGTGGCGCCCGACTCGAACGTCCTCACGATCACGGACACCGGTCGCAAGGCGAAGCTCACGGCGCGCGTGGCCAACGGCTTCGCCGAGGAATACATCGCATTCCGTGAGCAGGCCTCGCGCAGCCGCCTGACCAAGGCGCTGCACGCGCTGGAGAGCAAGGTGTCGGGCGCGCCCCGTGCCGACCGCCCCGCTCTGCGCGCGCAGCTTGCCAGGGCGCGGCTTGCGATCGCGGCGAATGGCCCGGACGCCCAGGTGGTGCAGCGAGCTTCGGTGCCCACGGCCACCATCGGCCCGCGCATCTCCCACAAGCTCGGCATCGGTGTGCTCTTCGGGCTCCTGCTCGGGCTCGGCCTCGCTCTTCTGAGGGACCGCCTCGATCCCCGCGTCAAGCGGATCGGCGACGTGAAGGCGATCTTCCCGGGCCTTCCGCTGCTCGCGACGATCCCGCGCCCGCGGGCCGGCAAGCGCGGCGCGACCATGACGGTGGAGGGGTTCCGGAGGCTCCAGACCAACATGGATCTCCGCTGCCCCAACGGCAAGCCGCGCTCGATGCTCGTCACGAGCGCCGGCTCGGGGGACGGCAAGTCCACGACTGTCCTCAATCTCGGGCTGGCCATGAACGAGCAGCGGCACAAGGCCGTGGTGCTCGAGGCGGACCTGCGGCGGCCCGCGCTGTCGAACACGCTCGGCGTGAGCAAGAACGGCGGCCTCAGCAAGGTTCTGCTGGGGAAGGGCAACCTTGACGACGCCCTGGCGTACGCGTCGCTCTCGCCCGGCTCGAGGCGGCACGGGGGACCTGCCGTCGCGCTCGCAGGCAAGCTGGCGATCGTGCCCGCCGGAAGCTCTCCTGCCAAGCCGCGCGCGCTCCTGTCGGGGGACGCGGTGGACACCATGCTCGAATCGGCCAGCTTCGCGGGGGACACGATCCTGATCGATGGTCCTCCGCTCGGGCTGTTCACCGACATGCTCCCGCTCGCCAAGCGCGTGGACGGCGTGATCGTGGCTGTGCGCCTCTACCACACGCGAAAGGACGAGCTCGAGCGCTTCGCGGAGCAGCTCGTGGATTCCGAGGTGCAGCCGGTCGGCATCGTGGTGCTCGGCTCCTCGGGCGACCCCTCGGCTTACGAGGGCTACTAG
- a CDS encoding O-antigen ligase family protein — translation MTAWAATARARAGSGLRLPWVLLGGALALGVGVLAATSPWILICAGATVAAALAILRWPLQSLLALLALRATSKSQFLDLLVVLAGTLALAVAAPRLGGRRVWLPFVVLLLLALPTVPFHPSVDEGAAPAWLFLPKIHLAYLPRLSVELVLWLRLASVLVVFLLGCWVVRNERDMRRVVVATLVSAVVPVLWALSQFASGHFQIRANVKAIEGPFSHPDYFGLYLVVVLIVCVVALFETRRVAHRVMLSVLFALAAFCLLETYMRGAWIGFALSLVVLGLLRYRSLFVVGALLLVIASVSFPGTVHKVEQRFGDLAARSAASSDNSWKWRTGQWGRMLHLGSHKPLTGQGFGSYSRMTVKEFGTEDPHYGTIFDPKHPLTSVRGFGAHNDYVRMFVEMGVPGLLLWVGVLVGMLVTALRARRLPGLAPWACAGVAIMVAFIVMSAGTNVQASTAVLLYVGAFMGALAGATEVLSRAREKKRASDAPAAAVA, via the coding sequence ATGACGGCCTGGGCTGCGACCGCTCGCGCGCGCGCCGGGTCGGGCCTGCGGCTGCCCTGGGTCCTGCTCGGGGGCGCTTTGGCGCTCGGGGTGGGCGTGCTCGCCGCCACCTCGCCCTGGATTCTCATCTGCGCCGGAGCCACCGTGGCGGCGGCACTCGCGATCCTGCGTTGGCCGCTGCAGTCGCTGCTCGCGCTGCTGGCCCTGCGCGCCACATCGAAGAGCCAGTTCCTCGACCTCCTGGTGGTCCTCGCCGGCACCCTTGCGCTGGCGGTGGCCGCGCCGCGCCTCGGAGGGCGGCGCGTGTGGCTCCCGTTCGTGGTTCTGCTGCTTCTCGCGCTCCCCACCGTCCCGTTCCATCCGAGCGTGGACGAGGGCGCGGCGCCCGCCTGGCTCTTCCTCCCGAAGATCCACCTGGCATATCTGCCGAGGCTGAGCGTGGAGTTGGTCCTGTGGCTCCGGCTCGCGTCGGTGCTGGTGGTGTTCCTGCTCGGCTGCTGGGTCGTGCGAAACGAGCGGGACATGCGACGCGTGGTGGTCGCGACGCTCGTGTCGGCGGTGGTGCCCGTCCTCTGGGCGCTCAGCCAATTCGCTTCCGGCCACTTCCAGATACGCGCCAACGTGAAGGCGATCGAGGGGCCGTTCTCCCATCCGGACTATTTCGGCCTCTATCTCGTGGTGGTGCTCATCGTTTGCGTCGTCGCTCTGTTCGAGACCCGGCGCGTGGCACACCGCGTGATGCTCTCGGTGCTCTTCGCGCTCGCCGCCTTCTGCCTGCTCGAGACGTACATGCGCGGCGCCTGGATCGGGTTCGCACTCAGCCTGGTGGTGCTGGGCCTGCTGCGTTACCGCTCCCTGTTCGTCGTAGGAGCGCTGCTGCTGGTGATCGCCTCGGTGAGCTTTCCGGGCACCGTTCACAAGGTCGAGCAGCGCTTCGGAGACCTCGCCGCACGATCCGCGGCATCGTCCGACAACTCCTGGAAATGGCGGACCGGTCAGTGGGGGCGGATGCTCCACTTAGGCAGCCACAAGCCGCTCACGGGACAGGGTTTCGGGAGCTACTCGCGGATGACGGTGAAGGAGTTCGGGACCGAGGACCCGCACTACGGGACGATCTTCGATCCCAAGCACCCGCTCACGTCGGTGCGCGGGTTCGGCGCGCACAACGACTACGTGCGCATGTTCGTGGAGATGGGAGTTCCCGGCCTCCTGCTGTGGGTCGGGGTGCTCGTGGGGATGCTCGTCACCGCTTTGCGAGCTCGGAGGCTGCCCGGGCTGGCGCCATGGGCGTGCGCGGGCGTCGCCATCATGGTCGCCTTCATCGTGATGAGCGCCGGGACGAACGTTCAGGCGTCCACGGCGGTGCTCCTCTATGTGGGGGCGTTCATGGGTGCTCTCGCGGGCGCGACCGAAGTCCTCTCTCGCGCGCGCGAGAAGAAAAGGGCGTCCGATGCCCCTGCGGCTGCAGTGGCCTAA
- a CDS encoding glycosyltransferase family 2 protein, with the protein MPLRLQWPNTIGETPAGAAPAVAPVSVVIPAYNRADALRRALESVLAQRLRPAEIIVVDDASSDRTGAVAEEMGARVIRHERNLGEGAARNTAIAAATQPWLALLDSDDEWLPGHIASLWEARGEHVLVATSAIRRSEGAQPDRLHGPPDQRPLFLRTPADIVFPENPVPVSAGLIRRDAAEKAGQYKQLRHCADFDFLLRVLEHGTGVVLPDVGVIYHVHAGQVSHERQAMKQAQLRIARSYAHRPWYSRAQVRRWRAAMAWDMYRLEGGARRALALARPWHLAPLARLWWWRFKLRRRSARVTV; encoded by the coding sequence ATGCCCCTGCGGCTGCAGTGGCCTAACACGATCGGCGAGACACCGGCGGGAGCCGCCCCGGCGGTGGCGCCCGTGTCGGTGGTCATTCCCGCGTACAACCGCGCGGATGCCCTGCGCCGCGCGCTTGAGAGCGTCTTGGCGCAGCGGCTTCGGCCGGCGGAGATCATCGTGGTGGACGACGCCTCATCCGACCGCACGGGTGCCGTGGCCGAGGAGATGGGTGCGCGCGTGATCCGCCACGAGCGGAACCTCGGGGAGGGGGCGGCGCGCAACACCGCGATCGCGGCTGCAACTCAGCCGTGGCTCGCGCTGCTCGATTCGGACGACGAGTGGCTGCCGGGCCACATCGCGTCGCTGTGGGAGGCGCGGGGCGAGCACGTGCTCGTGGCCACCTCCGCGATACGGCGATCGGAGGGTGCGCAGCCGGATCGCCTGCACGGTCCTCCTGACCAGCGCCCGCTCTTCCTGCGCACCCCCGCCGACATCGTCTTCCCGGAAAACCCGGTGCCGGTGAGCGCGGGTCTGATTCGCCGCGACGCCGCCGAGAAGGCGGGCCAGTACAAGCAGCTCCGCCACTGCGCCGACTTCGACTTCCTGCTGCGAGTGCTCGAGCACGGCACCGGGGTCGTGCTGCCGGACGTGGGCGTGATCTACCACGTGCATGCGGGCCAGGTATCGCACGAGCGACAGGCGATGAAGCAGGCGCAACTGCGCATCGCCCGCTCGTACGCCCACCGTCCCTGGTACAGCCGCGCGCAGGTGCGCCGCTGGCGCGCGGCGATGGCGTGGGACATGTATCGGCTCGAGGGCGGGGCGCGCCGCGCGCTGGCGCTCGCGCGGCCCTGGCACCTCGCGCCGCTCGCGCGGCTCTGGTGGTGGCGGTTCAAGCTGCGGCGGCGCAGCGCGAGGGTCACCGTCTGA
- a CDS encoding glycosyltransferase family A protein has protein sequence MAVQAAAAQREGHRLMDLPSYAIVSPVKDEAERLELTLRSVCAQTHRPRRWVIFDDGSSDATRELASGWAEREPWITVVGAVEDEQGRDRARGGRVVRAFERGRVHLREPHAIVVKLDGDIELPPDYFERVARTFARDQDAGIVGGRVFVPGRDGRWVPEKVGRHTVHGAIKAYRVACLNEFGGLRESMGWDGIDEYGAKARGWKVIPLQDLHVRHHARRGSKQRWWRARMEEGRGARYMGYLPAFVVARSGYRMMVERPPVLGGLALLAGWSAATLGGAPQVDDPLAIQALRSEQRSRLRRLHAGAAVEPDRVRG, from the coding sequence GTGGCGGTTCAAGCTGCGGCGGCGCAGCGCGAGGGTCACCGTCTGATGGACCTCCCCTCCTACGCCATCGTCTCGCCGGTGAAGGACGAGGCGGAGCGCCTCGAGCTCACGCTGCGCTCCGTGTGCGCCCAGACCCACCGCCCGCGCCGCTGGGTGATCTTCGATGACGGCTCGAGCGACGCGACCCGGGAGCTGGCAAGTGGATGGGCCGAGCGGGAGCCGTGGATCACCGTGGTGGGAGCTGTGGAAGACGAACAGGGCCGCGACCGCGCCCGCGGCGGCCGCGTTGTGCGCGCGTTCGAGCGCGGCCGCGTGCATCTGCGCGAGCCGCACGCGATCGTGGTGAAGCTCGACGGAGACATCGAGTTGCCGCCGGACTACTTCGAGCGAGTGGCTCGCACGTTTGCGCGCGACCAGGACGCCGGCATCGTGGGCGGCCGGGTGTTCGTTCCCGGACGCGATGGGCGCTGGGTGCCGGAGAAGGTGGGCCGCCACACCGTGCACGGCGCGATCAAGGCCTACCGCGTGGCGTGCCTGAACGAGTTCGGTGGCCTCAGGGAGTCCATGGGATGGGACGGCATCGACGAGTACGGCGCCAAGGCGCGCGGCTGGAAGGTCATCCCGCTGCAGGATCTTCACGTCCGCCATCACGCGCGCCGCGGTTCCAAGCAGCGCTGGTGGCGCGCGCGCATGGAGGAAGGCCGCGGGGCGCGCTACATGGGCTATCTGCCCGCGTTCGTGGTCGCCCGGTCGGGCTATCGCATGATGGTGGAGCGGCCGCCCGTGCTGGGCGGGCTCGCGCTGCTCGCCGGCTGGTCCGCGGCGACTCTCGGGGGTGCACCCCAGGTGGACGATCCGCTGGCCATTCAGGCACTGCGCAGCGAGCAACGCAGCCGTCTGAGGCGCCTGCACGCCGGCGCGGCTGTCGAGCCTGATCGCGTGCGCGGGTAA